In the Euphorbia lathyris chromosome 5, ddEupLath1.1, whole genome shotgun sequence genome, one interval contains:
- the LOC136228799 gene encoding protein SULFUR DEFICIENCY-INDUCED 1 gives MEAPNSEKSTEYPFHVIHKVPSGDGPYVQAKHAQLVKKEPEAAIIWFWKAINAGDRVDSALKDMAVVMKQIGRAEEAIEAIKSFRGRCSKQAQDSLDNVLIDLYKKCGKVEEQINMLKRKLRLIYQGEAFNGKLTKTARSHGKKFQVSVKQEISRLLGNLGWAYMQKPNYVAAEVVYKKAQMVDPDANKACNLGFCLIKQGRYDEAQYVLREVLEGRLPGSGDSKSIKRAQQLLMEMETENINEEIFEFNLDDEEFVKGLEKMMDDWAPSRSKRLPIFEQISSFRDQLAC, from the exons ATGGAAGCACCAAATTCAGAAAAGAGCACAGAATATCCATTTCATGTTATTCATAAAGTTCCTTCTGGAGATGGTCCTTATGTTCAAGCTAAGCATGCTCAG CTGGTGAAGAAGGAGCCAGAGGCAGCAATAATATGGTTTTGGAAGGCAATAAATGCAGGAGATAGAGTAGACAGTGCCCTTAAAGATATGGCTGTTGTTATGAAACAAATTGGTAGAGCTGAAGAGGCTATTGAGGCTATTAAATCATTTCGTGGACGTTGCTCTAAACAGGCTCAAGATTCTCTTGATAATGTCCTTATTGACTTGTACAAG AAATGTGGGAAGGTTGAGGAGCAGATAAATATGCTGAAGAGAAAACTGAGATTAATATACCAAGGAGAGGCTTTCAATGGAAAACTTACTAAAACAGCACGCTCTCATGGCAAGAAGTTTCAAGTTTCTGTCAAGCAAGAAATTTCCAGATTACTG GGAAACTTGGGTTGGGCCTACATGCAGAAACCGAATTACGTGGCAGCAGAGGTGGTATACAAGAAAGCCCAAATGGTGGATCCAGACGCCAACAAGGCTTGCAACTTGGGCTTTTGTCTTATAAAACAGGGCCGATACGACGAGGCCCAATATGTTCTCCGAGAAGTGTTGGAAGGTAGACTCCCCGGTTCAGGCGATTCAAAGTCCATAAAAAGAGCCCAACAACTCTTAATGGAAATGGAAACAGAGAATATAAATGAAGAAATATTTGAGTTTAATCTTGATGATGAAGAATTTGTGAAAGGGCTTGAGAAAATGATGGATGATTGGGCTCCTTCTAGATCTAAAAGACTTCCCATTTTTGAACAAATTTCTTCTTTTAGAGATCAATTAGCTTGTTAA